Proteins co-encoded in one Halorussus lipolyticus genomic window:
- a CDS encoding S9 family peptidase produces MYRRDLRDTSTDDLLADAATAEMAEQAIPEPEETDGNRLAYAASREHRTDLYLKDGSETRKLTSRGLLAQRYTHLDPRWFDWHPEGETIAYAGEDDDGLSIWTVDTESGEKTRVTNHSALDSNPRFSPGGDEIAFVTDNWSPGSLAVASADGRRVEVLRDDEYLYTDPRWADDDDLYAVRMRHRDLSDRASQVVRVSRDGEVDPVFAGDSVNAYAPRPRPGSATDEIAFVHDESGFDALYLAGPERAEPEQLLAEAGTDLGAPAWDSAGEKLAVTATRSGNVEVRTVAPDSGETEVLTDEPGDRYFPEWRGGDVLAVAADPTTPPEVRNVSAGERVVGRPPAGLESRFVDPETITYDSTGGVEIHAMVYLPEGHDDADPDSVPLLVHPHGGPTAFDGYEFNYRAQYFARQGFAVIEPNYRGSSGFGREFRDRNDFAWGEGDLDDVVNAADALADRYDAVDPDRAGIFGGSGGGLMTVNALGRTDRFDAGAAFYGVYDYETFSDDTDDVGWRLMKRELGYPATDIENYREASPIRSVPDIEAPLLVLHGEEDVRVPLSQSEQLVDELDKHGKTYEFQTYDDEPHGFRKRENVLDAYSRVADLFAKYLEVDPDDGSSRPHRPDDE; encoded by the coding sequence CGGGACCTTAGAGACACTTCGACCGACGACCTGCTGGCCGACGCCGCCACCGCAGAGATGGCCGAGCAGGCGATTCCGGAACCCGAGGAGACCGACGGAAATCGCCTCGCCTACGCCGCCTCCAGAGAGCATCGCACCGACCTCTACCTGAAAGACGGTAGTGAGACACGCAAACTCACGAGCAGGGGCCTCCTCGCTCAACGCTACACTCACCTCGACCCCCGGTGGTTCGACTGGCACCCCGAGGGAGAGACCATCGCCTACGCCGGCGAGGACGACGACGGCCTCTCGATTTGGACCGTGGACACCGAGTCCGGCGAGAAGACCCGCGTGACCAACCACTCAGCCCTCGACTCCAACCCCCGATTCTCGCCGGGCGGCGACGAAATCGCGTTCGTGACCGACAACTGGTCGCCCGGAAGCCTCGCGGTGGCCTCCGCGGATGGCCGCCGCGTCGAGGTTCTGCGCGACGACGAGTACCTCTACACCGACCCGCGGTGGGCCGACGACGACGACCTCTACGCGGTTCGAATGCGCCACCGGGACCTCTCGGACCGCGCGAGTCAAGTCGTCCGGGTGAGTCGAGACGGCGAGGTCGACCCCGTCTTCGCCGGCGATTCGGTGAACGCCTACGCGCCGCGGCCTCGCCCCGGTTCGGCCACCGACGAAATCGCGTTCGTCCACGACGAGAGCGGCTTCGACGCCCTCTATCTCGCCGGCCCCGAACGCGCCGAACCCGAGCAGTTGCTGGCCGAGGCCGGCACCGACTTGGGTGCCCCGGCGTGGGATTCCGCGGGCGAGAAACTCGCGGTCACGGCCACCCGGAGCGGGAACGTGGAAGTCCGAACCGTGGCCCCCGACTCGGGCGAGACCGAGGTCCTGACCGACGAACCGGGAGACCGGTATTTCCCCGAGTGGCGGGGTGGCGACGTTCTCGCAGTCGCCGCGGACCCGACCACGCCACCGGAGGTCCGGAACGTCTCGGCCGGCGAGCGCGTGGTGGGGCGACCCCCGGCGGGCCTCGAATCCCGGTTCGTGGACCCCGAGACAATCACCTACGATTCGACAGGTGGCGTCGAAATCCACGCGATGGTCTACCTGCCCGAAGGCCACGACGACGCCGACCCCGACTCGGTGCCCCTGCTGGTCCACCCCCACGGCGGTCCCACCGCGTTCGACGGTTACGAGTTCAACTACCGCGCCCAGTACTTCGCTCGGCAGGGCTTCGCGGTAATCGAGCCGAATTACCGCGGTTCGTCTGGTTTCGGCCGGGAGTTCCGGGACCGCAACGACTTCGCGTGGGGCGAGGGCGACTTGGACGACGTGGTGAACGCCGCCGACGCGCTGGCCGACCGCTACGACGCGGTGGACCCCGACCGGGCGGGCATCTTCGGCGGGAGCGGCGGCGGCCTGATGACGGTCAACGCCCTCGGGAGGACCGACCGGTTTGACGCCGGCGCGGCGTTCTACGGCGTCTACGACTACGAGACGTTCTCCGACGACACCGACGACGTGGGGTGGCGACTCATGAAGCGCGAACTGGGCTACCCCGCGACCGACATCGAGAACTACCGCGAGGCCAGCCCCATCCGGAGCGTGCCCGACATCGAGGCACCCCTGCTGGTCCTCCACGGCGAGGAGGACGTGCGCGTCCCCCTCAGCCAGTCCGAGCAGTTGGTTGACGAACTCGACAAGCACGGCAAGACCTACGAGTTCCAAACCTACGACGACGAACCCCACGGGTTCCGCAAGCGCGAGAACGTCCTCGACGCCTACTCGCGAGTCGCCGACCTGTTCGCCAAGTACCTCGAAGTGGACCCCGACGACGGGAGCAGTCGGCCCCACCGCCCCGACGACGAGTGA